The genomic DNA TCCAACTGCCAACCAATTCCTCCCCATCTCTCATGCATGCCCCTTACTGAGTGGTGCCCAGACCCACCACTTTCTCTATATAAACACATCCCACGTTGAAACCTTTTCCATCATCACTCTCCACTCTCCAGACCTTCACTTTCTCTTCTCTCCTAGCCTTTCTAATTTTCTCAGACACTGAGTAGTCATCATGGGTAGCTCCGGAGCTGTGAAGCTAGCTTGTGTGATGGTGATATGCATGGTGGTGGCGGCACCGGCGGCGGTGGAAGCAGCCATAACATGTGGTCAGGTGGCATCTGCCTTGACCCCGTGCGTTGGCTACTTGCAGAAAGGTGGTGCAGTGCCAGCTGGGTGCTGCAGCGGGATTAAGAGCCTCAACAGCGCGGCTCAGACCACAGCTGATCGCCAGGCCGCTTGTAAGTGCTTGAAAAGCTTTTCTAGTTCCATCTCTGGCATCAATTTCGGTCTTGCAAGTGGGCTTCCGGGCAAGTGTGGTGTCAGCGTTCCTTACAAGATCAGCCCCTCCACTGACTGCTCCAAGTATGCTCCATTAATCTCTCTAGTCTCTACTACTcatgatatatttatatagaattcaGCTTGATTAACCAATAAGATTTCTGcgactgattttttttttttttttttgtgaatgtGTTCAGGGTGACTTGAAGCAAAAGGTGGAGGAGTAGGATGAGCTACGGTAGCAACTAGCATAAGAATAAAGAAGTGGAGGGTAGAGGCTCCACTTGGACCACTCAGCCTTTAGTATTAGTAGTACTAGTACTGGTGTCATATTCCTCTCTGTGCTTGTATGACATCTACTGGAGCGGTTGCATACTTGCATGTAATAAATATCCCTGCTGGTTGCTGGACCCTATCATATTATATAActtttactctctctctctctctctagtgtccaggaaagagaaaaacacagaaaaaagaaaaggaaacaaacaGGTCTCTGGAATCAAATTTAAGATAACTACTTGTTTGAGAAAAATATGACCATGAAACAATAGGAAAGAa from Vitis riparia cultivar Riparia Gloire de Montpellier isolate 1030 chromosome 8, EGFV_Vit.rip_1.0, whole genome shotgun sequence includes the following:
- the LOC117921194 gene encoding non-specific lipid-transfer protein 1-like, translated to MGSSGAVKLACVMVICMVVAAPAAVEAAITCGQVASALTPCVGYLQKGGAVPAGCCSGIKSLNSAAQTTADRQAACKCLKSFSSSISGINFGLASGLPGKCGVSVPYKISPSTDCSKVT